In Pseudomonas fluorescens, a genomic segment contains:
- the lpdA gene encoding dihydrolipoyl dehydrogenase, whose translation MTQTLHTTLLIIGGGPGGYVAAIRAGQLGIPTILVEGQALGGTCLNIGCIPSKALIHVAEQFQQTIHHSQGSQLGIEVDVPTLDIRKSVEWKDGIVDRLTTGVAALLKKHKVQVIHGWANVVDGKTVDVGDQRIQCEHLLLATGSKSVNLPMLPIGGPIISSTEALAPTRVPKRLIVVGGGYIGLELGIAYRKLGAEVSVVEAQERILPAYDAELTQPVAESLKQLGVKLYLKHSVTGFEHNHLQVRDPNGDTLSLVTDQVLVAVGRKPNTQGWNLEALDLEMNGAAIRINNRCQTSMHNVWAIGDLSGEPMLAHRAMAQGEMVAELISGQHREFNPAAIPAVCFTDPELVVVGKTPDEAKAAGLDCIVSSFPFAANGRAMTLESKTGFVRVVARRDNHLIVGWQAVGAGVSELSTAFGLSLEMGARLEDVAGTIHAHPTLGEAVQEAALRALGHALHL comes from the coding sequence GATTATCGGCGGCGGCCCCGGCGGTTATGTGGCCGCCATTCGCGCCGGCCAGTTGGGCATCCCGACCATTCTGGTCGAAGGCCAGGCATTGGGCGGTACCTGCCTGAATATCGGCTGCATTCCGTCCAAGGCCCTGATCCATGTGGCCGAACAGTTCCAGCAAACCATCCACCACAGCCAGGGTTCCCAGCTGGGCATCGAAGTGGATGTGCCGACCCTGGACATCCGCAAAAGCGTGGAATGGAAAGACGGCATTGTCGATCGCCTGACCACTGGCGTTGCCGCGCTGCTGAAGAAACACAAGGTGCAGGTGATCCACGGCTGGGCCAACGTGGTGGACGGCAAGACCGTCGACGTCGGCGACCAGCGCATCCAGTGCGAACACCTGTTGCTGGCCACCGGCTCGAAAAGCGTCAACCTGCCGATGCTGCCGATTGGCGGGCCGATCATCTCCTCCACCGAAGCCCTGGCGCCGACCCGCGTGCCCAAGCGCCTGATTGTGGTGGGCGGTGGCTATATCGGCCTGGAGCTGGGCATTGCCTACCGCAAGCTCGGCGCCGAAGTCAGCGTGGTGGAGGCGCAGGAGCGCATCCTGCCCGCCTATGACGCCGAACTGACCCAACCGGTGGCTGAGTCCCTCAAGCAACTGGGAGTGAAGCTTTACCTCAAGCACAGCGTCACCGGCTTCGAACACAACCACCTGCAAGTGCGCGACCCGAATGGCGACACCTTGTCACTGGTGACCGACCAGGTATTGGTGGCCGTCGGTCGCAAACCCAATACCCAGGGTTGGAACCTCGAGGCGCTGGACCTGGAGATGAATGGCGCTGCAATCAGGATCAACAACCGTTGCCAGACCAGCATGCACAATGTGTGGGCGATCGGCGACCTGAGCGGCGAGCCGATGCTGGCGCACCGGGCCATGGCCCAGGGCGAGATGGTCGCGGAACTGATCAGCGGTCAACACCGCGAATTCAACCCGGCGGCGATCCCGGCGGTGTGCTTTACCGACCCGGAACTGGTGGTGGTCGGCAAGACGCCCGATGAAGCCAAGGCCGCCGGCCTGGACTGCATCGTGTCGAGTTTCCCGTTTGCCGCCAACGGCCGCGCGATGACCCTGGAGTCGAAAACCGGTTTCGTACGGGTGGTGGCACGACGGGACAATCATCTGATTGTCGGCTGGCAAGCCGTCGGTGCCGGCGTGTCCGAGCTGTCTACCGCGTTCGGCCTGAGCCTGGAAATGGGCGCGCGCCTGGAAGACGTGGCGGGCACTATCCATGCCCATCCGACGCTCGGTGAGGCGGTGCAGGAAGCGGCACTGCGTGCGCTCGGGCATGCCTTGCACCTTTAA